Below is a genomic region from Treponema sp. OMZ 798.
ATCGCTTATAATAAATTCGCATCTTTTTTGCCAGCCGCCGGTACCGTCTTTTTTTTCGATAAAAAACCATTCGGAAGTTTTTTGTTTTATGATAACGGTCTCTCCAATTTCCAAGGAACTTACAACGGTTCCGCTTGTTTCCGGTATATGATAAAGTGAATAAGACTCATCATAGTTTAGCGGTCTATAAACAGCTCTTTCATATTGCCTTGAATACACAAAAATAAAGGCAGAGACCAAAACAATACTTAAAATTAAAACAAATTTAAATCCGATATTTTTCTTTTTAAACAAAATAAAATAGCTTGATAACAGCAATAAAATAAAAAATAAAAACCATAATATTTTTTTTAGGATTGCAGACCTAACGGAAAAGCTTTCTTTTAAATTAAGATCCTTTTCATATTCAAGTCTTTTATTTTTTATCTTTCCAGAAAAAAGCCGGCCGGCTTCCTTTGTACGCAGCTGTGCAATTAGTAAGGCCTTTTCTTTTTTTTGTTCAAAATTTTCTTTAGTATTTTTCAGCTTGCTTTGACGAACTTCGTTTTTATTGATGTCTAAGGCAAGGCTTAAACTTTCATAAGCTTTTTTTTCATCATCACTTATTTTTTTTTGTTCAAGGCTTCCCGCTATAACGGTCACCCTTTGCTCTCTAATATAAATTTTGCGGGAACCTTTCGATTCGGAAGCAATACTTATTTGCGGTACCGGAAGACCGACATCGCCGACTTTAAGAGGAGTCCACAAAAAATAAGAGACAGCCTTCCAGCCTGTTTCATTTATAATTGTATGCTCTATTTTAGAGCCGGCAAATTCTTTAATATTCCCGGCAGCTTCCAAAATGGAATATTCAGGAGCCTGACAGTGTATATCCAAGCCGGAAGCCCTGCCTTCGGTTTGAAAATAGTCATAAAAAAAGCCCATTAAAACGATGAGATATTTTTTTCCCTGTATAATGTTTTCTGCGGGGTAATAAGAAACAGCATCCAATATTTTCCATTTAAACATTGTATCCTTTGATAAGGCCGGAGGTTCAACCTGAATAGAAAAATTTTTAAGTTTAATTTGATAGTTTCCCAAGGACAAATACGGAATAAGTTCAAAGCTTCCTATTTTTTTTAATTTATATCTGTTTGTAATTAAAACGCCGCCGTATAATGAATTTATACCCGAATCCAAAAATTCCAGAACTTCATCATCATCCAAAATAATAAGTTTAGGTACATCCGATGATCTGTAAGAATATTCGTCCAATTTGATTTTTATTTCAAAAACGGAATCTATAGATAGAGGTCCGGAAGAAAACGAGAGCTCCATGTCTTCCTCTATTCCGGCATAGGTAAGGCACGGACAAAGAGAAAAAAGAAAAAAAAGAATCAATAATCGAATGCCTGAGGCTGCTTGTTTTCCTGCTCTTTCTTTTGCCATCGTTCTTTCTCCTTTTTTCGTATTAAATTTAAAATCGTCTTTTCAGATAAATTGTCTTCTTTATTTTCAATAACGGCGGGACCTTTGGAATTAGGAAGCTTATCTTTTTGCTTCTTTTGATAACGCATACTCAACTCAAAATTAATCTTGGCATCAACACTATCCGGTTTTAGTTCCAAAGATTTTTTAAAAAGCATTACCGCTTTTTCGTATTCATGACTTTTAAATGCTATTATTCCTTTTTGATAATAAATATAGGAATCCAATTTTTTATCAATATTTTCATCAATATTTTCAAAACGGGAAAGAGCCGAGGCATCTTCATTTTGCATAAGATAGATGGAACCTATTGCAAAATCCGAATAGTCTTTTACTCTCTCATCTTCAATCTCTTTACTTAGGTCTATCGCTTTAAAAAATTTTGATGCAGCCTTGTTCCAATCATTTTGTTTCCATGCAATATATCCCGAAAGAAAATTAAGCCGGGCCTTATCGATTTTACTGCATGAGGATATCAAAAGAATAAGGATGCTAATACAGATTATTTTATTTATTTTTACCATAAAAGGAAACTCCGCCCAAACATAAAAAAATAAAAGAAAGTAAAAGCATTTCAAAATTTCTTTTTACAGGTTCCTGTATATAAACCATTTTTTCTACTCCCTCTACACCGGTATCTATTATTTTTAAGATGCTTTCTATAGATCCTGAACTTAAAGCCGGGATATACATACTTTCACCGCCGGCTATACTTGCAGCCTTTTGTAAAAAAGCTTCTTCCAATCTTGCATCCTTTAACTGAGTATTTCCTTTTTCATCAAGGACACTGATCTTAATGTCTTCAAGGGTACCGAAGCCTGCAATAATAAGAACCGCATCCGTTTTTTTTATTTTTTCTGCAGCAAGTAAAAGAGAGCCGGATGTTTCCCCTCCGTCAGTGCATAAAACTATTATTTTTGAATTTCCCCTGTTTTCTCCAAAAGAATCCAAGGCCCTTAAAAGTCCGGCTTCAAGGTTAGTACCTGTGGAAGAAAGGATTATCGGAGACAGGGCATCTATTGCAGATGATAGGGCATTTTTTTCAAAGCTTAAGGGCACAGATAAAACGCCCTCCCCCTTTGTAATTACAAGCCCCGCTGCAAGCTCAGCCGATGTTTTATGCATTTTTTCGAGCAGGACCTTTAAAAATTGCCTTTGTACGGCAATACGGCTGGGCTGAATATCTTGAAGGTTCATACTTTTTGAAATATCGGAAACAAACATCACCGATACTCCTCTGCGCCTGACTGAAACAGGCTTAGAGCCCCAAAGGGGACAGGCCAAACCCAAAATCAAAAAAATCCATGCAGCAGAAAAAAACAGGGCTCTTATTTTAGCCTTTTTGATTATCTTTTTTGTGTTTTCCAAGCTTGAATAGGCCTTTTTTATCTTTTTTAAGTTTAGATAAAACACAAACCAAACAGGAAGTAAAAATAAGATAAAAAACAGGAAGACAGAATTTTCAAAACTTATCATATATATACCCTCATAAAAATTCTGCGTAAAAACCACACAAGCGCAAAGGAAAAAATCGCAGCCGATAAAAAGTATACATATAAATTCTCTTCGATAATCTGTGTAAAATTAGACTGAGCAGCAGGTACCTGCTTCGATATCGTATTAAATATACCTTCAAGTATTTCGGGTGAGGAGGCTGACGCATATTTTCCGTTCCCGTATTGAGCTATTTTTTTTAGCTCAAACTCATCGAACTTTGAAAAAATAGAGCCCGAGTAAGTCTTTCCCGTTTTTGGATCGGTATATTCCAAGGTAGTATATCCCGAATTTCCTATTCCTATAACATAAAAGCCTATATTTTTATTTACCAAAACCTCTGCCGCAGTTTTCGGATTTATTTCGCCCGTGTTATTTTCGCCGTCGGTAAGTAAGACAATGTATGAGGAATTTAACTTAGCCCTCGTCATATAGGCTGAAGAAACGGCAAGCCCCATGCCTATTGCAGTACCGTCTCCCAATTCTCCTATGCTCAAAGAATCAAGGCGGGATAAAAACACCTTATGATCGATTGTAGGAGGAAGAATCAAAGCAGCAGAACTTGAAAGAGCCGTCAAGCCGAAAGAATCCCCCGGATACTTTGCAACAAATTTCCTTATAATTTTTTTTGCACTTTCAATCCTTGTTTCTCCGTTCATATCCTTTGCTGCCATAGAAGGGCTTATGTCCAACAAAAACATAATAGAACTTCCAGAATCCGTATAAACCTGTTTGTTTTTAAAAATAACAGGTTCCGACAGGGCTATTATCAAAAGAATAATTCCGCAGTACCAAAGAAAATAAGATAAAAAATTCCCGAATTCCATAAGTTTATTTCTTTTAGGAAAAAAGCCCTTCCAATTAACCAAATTTAATTTTAACTCGGGGCTTGTAATAAGACCGCTTTTTTTTAATATAAAAAACAGGGGAAAAAATAAAATCAATAAAAACATAAGGGGATGGTTAAAACTAATCATTTGCATCCGCCTTGTATTTTAATTTTTCTTTTTGAGAGGAATTTATAATTTTTTGAATTTCGGATTCTGCTATTTTCATAAGTTTAAAAGTTTGATTTAAAAAATAAATGCTTTCCATTTCAAAATTTATTTCTTTTAGATCCGCATTTCCAAAACGGAGAGCTTGAAGCTTAAAAAAGATTTTTTCAAATTCAAAGTAAACTCCGTATGTCGTTTCAAACTTCCGTCTAAGGCTTTCCAAGATTTCCGAGTAGGTAAGACAGTCACCCTCTTCCGATTTTAACACCTTTTCAGATGAGGTCAAGCTGAAGCAATACTTTCTAAAAGCAAATTCAAATTTCTTTAACCAGTCCTTTCTTTTTGTAATTGGCTCAAGACTATCGGAAGAAGAAATGGAAGACACTTGCCGTTTTAATTTTCGCAAAGACTTACTCAAGGCCTTAATCCTTATTCTTTGAGCTCTCGAAAAAGAATAAACAAAAAAATGTTTCCGCACAGCAGAAAAAACCATTATCGAAGTAAAAATAAATACACCGCTTACGGAAGCTATAAGATAAAGCAGGTAACTTGTACCCGGAAGTAAAAGAGGAGGCCGCGGCGGCTGAATAACCTCAACCTTTGCCGTTTCCAATATTGAAGAAATAAAAACTTGAGGCATTGAGTCGTAAATACCGGCCTCGGTCAATGGAGGAAAAAAAATAGAACCCGTTTCCCATGGAGTAAAATTTATGGATATGTATTCTTTCTTTTCCTGTTTTTTAATTTGAATGGAAGTTATATCCATAAAAGTATTTTGGTTTATCTTATCAATCTTAAAAGAGCCGGACATCAGAACCGAAGGATCAAAAGATTGCAAGGCATCTATGGGAAATAAAAATTCTGCGGAGTCTCCCACAAAAACCTGTTGGGGGATTAAAATGCCTTCCATACATCCGCTCCCAACTTTGCTAAATTATTTTTTGAAATACGCTGATTGCTTTGCTTCGATAAAAAAAAGTCGCCCAATACTTTTACGGTATCTTCATTTACATCGAGTAAGACAGGATTTGCAAGGGAATGTTTACACGTATTTTCCCATCTCGATATTTCTTCAGTAAAATTTTTTTTATATTCCATCTGAAAAGTTTTAGAGCCCGTAGGCAAGAGCATCCTAAAATTATTTTCGGGATCTTTAAATCTTATCGAACCCGCTTCAGGTAAAAAAGAATCAATGGAACCGCTTATCCTAACGCACACAACATCATGTTTTGCGGCCAAGAGTCCAAGTTCCTTTTCATAGCCCTCAACCTTAAAATCCGAAATGATTATCACCAAGGAGCGTGACCGCAAAATCTTGGAAGCGGCCGTCATTGAAGAAGCAAGCCGTGTTCCCCTTACAGGTTTTCGGTTTTTGCAAAAGGCAAAATCTTCCATAGATTTTAATATGGCCAAAATATGCTCTTCTCCGGTCCGAGGAAGGAATAAGGGCCCCTTTTCTCCGTCAAAAAAAAGAGCTCCGACAGGGGAAAACATATGCCTCCCTGCAAAGGCTAGGAGGGCCGCCGTTTCGATAGCTTTTTCCTTAGGACTTATTTTATCGAGCCCCGGCTCCATCGAAAGCGAAAAATCCAAGCACATAAAAATGCTTAAATCCCTTTCTTCGCGGTACATCTTAACAAAGGTCTTACCGCTGCGTGCCGTAAGGTTCCAATCGATAGAACGCACATCATCCCCCGTCTCATACTCCCGCACCGAGTCAAATTCTATTCCTTGCCCCCGAAACGCCGAACTGAACCCGCCCGACCGTAAGCCTTCAGAAATCGAAAGAGAAGAGATCTTAAGCTGTTTTGCCCTTTCCGCGATAAAACCGGTTTTCATAAGTTTATATTTTAGTATTAAAACGAGTTTTATTCAAGATATGCAAAAACGGTATCGGCTGCGGCCGCTTAAACCGGCCGGAGAAACCATATCGGCCTCTTGATTTTTTTTAAAAAAAGGCCGAAAATATAAGGTATGAAGAAAGGGTTTATTATATTTTTATTTTTTGTTGTATCTTTTTGTTTTGCAGAGGAAGCCGCTCTTACAGGGGAAGCCCTTGCAGGTGAAAATGAACAGCCGCAGCTCGTGCCTGAGGTAAGGCCCGATAAAACGGGTTCCGAAAAAATAGAATTTTCCGAAAAGCCGCAAGACCTGCAAAAAAATGAGGACTTTGCCTTTCTATCTTTTTCGCTCCTTACAAGGGAAAGGTCTGTAATGATCAGTTGGAAAGCAAGGCCTGAGGGAAGAAATCTAATCCTTTACAGGTCGACAACGGCCTTTTCATCAATCACATCCCTTGCCGAAGCGGTTCCGATTGCAAACATAACCGATGACGGACTTCCCTTTTTCGACTACCCGATTCCCGGAATACCCTATTATTACGCTATTGCCGAAGAAAACGAAATAGCTTCAGGCAAGATTCAGTTTATAAACGGAATAAATACTATTAACAGCCCTATCGAAGTTTTCGGTTCTTCCGAAGAACAAGAGAAAAAACATATTGCCGTACAAAACCGCCCTATTCCTCTCCCCTTTTTAAACCCTTCAAGGCACACAAAAAAAAGGACGGAATTTTTTTCCTCTCAAACCGAAACCATTATAAACGCCCTTACGGCGGAAAAAAGGGATTTTAGGGAATTTATTATCTCTTCTCAAAGGCTTGAACCCTACATCTTTCCTGACGACAAAAAAACGCCTGACGGCGGTGAGGGTATGGAATTGCAAAGAATTCTGAATGAGCATTTTTATACAAAAAACTGGCAAAAATGCAAGGTTGAGCTCAGCAATTTTTTAAGAATACGCAGAACTTCCAGAGTTTCCGCAAGGACACATTTTTATATAGGGCAGACTCTCTTTTTCCAAAACCTCTATGACGAAGCCCTATTGGAATTTTTGACAGCCCAAGACCTTTATCCGTCTCAGGCAAAAGAATGGGCACATTATTGCCTTGTAGAGCTGGCGAATTTTCGCTAGCGAATTCTCCTAAGAAGTAAGAGTAACAAAGAATTTTTTTGGCCGGTATCCGTATAATCTTCAAGCGCTTTTTGTTTTGTCTCTTCGCTAAAAATAATTACGGAATCGCCTGCATTCATTCTATCATAGTAACCGTTTCTCTTTAAAATCCCCTCGGATAAATTTTCCTCCGACTTTGAAGGCTCAAAATAACCCAAGAGATCCGATGGGTCAAAGACCAAGCCTAAACCTTCTTTTTCGATGACCAAGCGGTCCTTTCGTATAACGGCAATTTTTAAATCCTTAAAATCCGAATCGTGCTTGCCGATATCGATGACAGCCTCATTTTGATAGCGGTTTATAAGCTTGCCTACAATGGGCATTGCCTCATTAAGCATTGAAGAAAGCCGTCTTATACCGTTTGAAAAGCGGTCATTGCCCGAACGGTAAACGGTAAATGTTTTTGCGGGAGAACCGGTACGCGAAACATAAAGCTCCAATATGATTTGAATATCCCTTCTGTTCTCTTTAAGCCTTATAATGCCGAAGTAGTCTTGATTTTCGGTACGCGATTTTTTTGAAGCCTCCCTGTAGGTTGCAGGCTTATCCGAATAAGAGGTGATTTTAAGTCCGGGATTATAAGAAAAAATGTCCGAGGTAAGGATTTGAGTTATGCGCTCGGCCTCAGGATGTAAAACATTCGAGCTTTCCATGGCGTAAAATAGGCCTATGGATATGTGGGCCTTATCCAAATAAAGAGGATCTATACGCCACTTTGATTGAATGGAACCTAAAAGATGCTTTTCATAGGCCTCAACTGCATCATTTACCCTTGTATTGCTCTTTGCTATGGACTGAATAAAGAGCATCTGCTCCAAATATCTTTCGGGATAGCCCAGACGGAGCAAGATACCGGCATAAGCCTCCCTGCTTTCGACATCATAAGGATATATTTTTAAGGTTCTCCTGTACTCATAGAGGGCCTTGTCCGTCATATTTCTGCGGGAAAAGCCGAGGGCTCTTTCTGCATGGTATTTTGAAAGCTCCATACGGAAGGAATCTTCAAAATTTAAATTTTCTATGGCGATTTCTTCTAAAAGACAGCGCATTATTTCGTCATCGGCATCCAAGGAAAGGCCTACCTTAGCGGCATTTATGGCCTCACCGTACCGTTCCAGCCGCCTTAAACTCAAGGTTTTTAAGTACCAGGCATCTGCTCTGTCTCTTTTTTTTGAAATCCTCATGTCCGAAATCTTTATAACTTCTTCATAACGTCTTTGTGCATATAGGATTGAAGCTAAAAGAGCATAGGCCTCATCATAATCTTCTTTTAGTTTAATAGCCGAATAAATACGGCCTTCTGCCTCTTCAAGCCTTCCGTCAAGGGAATTTAAATAGGCTGCAAAATAGTGAACTTGAGGCTTATCCCCATGGTATTTTAAGGCTCTTTTTATATAGTCTTCAGCCTGCTTAACATTTCCGGCCTCATAGCTTACGAGGGCTAAGGAAAGAAGGGCCTTTCTGTTTTCGCCCTGGCGCTGAAGGTTTTGCTTATACATCTCGGAAGCAAGATAGAGCTTTCCTTGGGAAACCTCTATTTCGGCCAAGCCGAAACGGGCTTCAGGATTGTTGGGATATTTTTTTAAGACTTGATTAAAAAGAGCTTTGGCTTCATCTATTTTCCCAAGGCCTACTAAAATAAACCCGTGGAGGTTTTGTAAATCGGGATCATCTTTTTTATATTTGCGCGCCGATTCTGCAAAGGATAAGGCCTGGTCATACTCATCGAGGGCATAAAAACATTCTGCAAGCCCTTGATATACCAAATTATAAGAGGGGTTTTCCTTTAAAGCGGATTGGTACATTTCGATAGCCCCATACCAATCTTCATTAGCCTGATATTCCGCACCTTTTTGATACAGGTCTGCAGGATTACAAAATAAAGAAGCTGAAAATAAAGCAATAAATATAAATCCGAAAAAAGGCTTTTTCATACAACCCTCCCTAGTTTTGTGTAGAATTCTTGTTATGAACAATTTTGACGGTCTTTACCTTGTGGCCGTCCATATCCTGAACAATAAAGTCGTAGTCATTCCATGCCGTTTTTTCATACTTGGCAGGGATTTTTCCGAACAGATCGAATACAAAGCCGCCCAAAGTTTCAAACTCATCTACAGGCAGGTCATCGCTTTTAATGGTTTCGGCTAAGTCGTCCAAATCGACACGGGCATCGCAGAGCCAGACTCCTGAGGCGATTTCGGTAATATCTTCTCCCTCATTGTCGAATTCGTCCTGTATGTCGCCTACAATCTCTTCGATAATGTCTTCCATACAGACAATGCCTGAAACACCGCCGTATTCATCAACGGCAACGGCAATATGAACATGGCGTCTTTTAAATTCGGCTAAAAGAGCATCTATTCTTTTTGACTCGGGAACAAAAAATGCACGGCGTACTATCTTATCAAGCTCAATTTTTTGATTCTTTGTCAAAAGTTTAATAATATCCTTAACATAAAGAATCCCGATAACATTGTCGATGGATTCATCGTACACAGGAAAACGGGAGTGGCCGCTTTCGGATATTCGGTCTAAGATTTCATCGCTAGGCGTATCAAGGGCTAAAAAATCAACATCAATACGCGGAATCATAACCTCTTTTACTGCCGTATCGGATAAATCCACAACACCGCGGATCATATCCCGTTTTTCGTCATTTAATCCCTCTTTTAGAATATTGTTTACATTGCCTTTCTTTTTAAATAAGTCTATTATACCCATAACTATACCCGATAAATCTCTATATTTTGATATTGCATAAGCAATTCTTCTTGAAATTTAAGCATTTCCTGTTCAGGGGAATTATCCGAATGATCCATTCCTTTCAAATGCAAAATGCCGTGTACAATCAGTCTTTTGAGCTCTTCATTTATATCTACCTTAAATTCTTCGGCATTAAAGCGGAGACTATCAAGGCTTATAACTATATCCCCGGCCATAAACCTTGTTTCACCGTCCTCATCAAAGTACTCGTCTCCCTGCTCAAAGGAAAGGACATCTGTCGGCGAATCGATATCCCTGTATTGTTTATTAAGATTGCGAATAAAAGCATCATCACAAAACAACAAGGAGATATCCCAATTTTTCAAGTTTAGACCGTTTAAAACCTCAGAGATAAAATTTTCAACTCTTACAGGGTCTATAGACCCCGGAGGTTCATCATTAAATGACACACTAATCGAATTAGACATTATTATTTTCCTTTTGAGGCTGTACCTGATTAGTTTCAGCCTCTAGTTTTTGACCGTTTTTGTTTGAAGGCTTTGCTTCCTCATCATCAGGATTTTTTTGATTCGGATATTCTATTCTGGAATGATAGTAGCCGGCTAATATTTTTACGAAGGCAGCCTTTATTATTCTGACTTCGCGGAAAGTAAGCTCAGAGTTATCAAGCTGACCTGCATTGATTTTTCCCGAAACAAGCTCATCTATAAATTTTTCCAAACGGGGAACCGAGGGTTTTTCCAAGGTACGGCATGCAGCTTCAACTATATCGGCCAGCATGACAACAGCCGATTCTTTTGAGCGCGGAGGTGTTCCGGGATAGCAAAAGTCTTCGATATCCACATTAGGATCAAGTTCTTTTGCCTTTGCATAAAAATAGGATATACAGCTGTTCCCGTGATGTTCGGCGATTATATCTATAACGGACTGAGGCAGCCGCAATTGCTTTGCTTTTTCTATACCTATCTTTACATGACTTCGTATTACCGTAGCCGAAAGACGAGGATTTATATCCATGTGCTTATTATAATTTGTCTGATTTTCTACAAAGTACTCGCCCTGCTCCATCTTTCCGATATCGTGATAATAGGCTCCCACTCTTGCCAAAATCGAATTTGCTCCTATTTCGCGGCAGGCACTTTCTGACAAAGAGGCAACCATCATAGAATGATTGTAGGTTCCGGCAACGGTTATAAGCATTTTTTTCATGATAGGCGAATTAAGATCCGACAATTCCATGAGCCTAAAGCTTGTGGGAACATTCATCAAGGTTTCTAAAATAGGCAAAAAGCCCAAAACCAAGATACCGCTTATAAAACCGCTGCCTGCAGCACCCAATAAAAGAACGGATTTATCGCTTGCCGAGCCCGGGAAAATCACAAACATACAGAGTAAAATTATGGGCTGCACCAAGATTAAGCCTAAAGCAGTCTTAATCAGGTCCATCCTTCTGCCCTTAATATTTACCATGCCGGCTCCGGCAAGACCTGAAAGGATAGCAAACAGGGCCGGCTGAATTTTAAACCCGGTTGCACCGAAAACGGCAAGAGAAAAAACAAAAACTGCAAAGACCGAAATCTTTCTTGAGATTAAAGCCGCAATCAGCATAGTCAAAAAGGTAACGGGCAATATAGGAACTATATCAAGTGGATATGAAAATATAGAAAGCCTTGAAATAAAAAGAACCAAAATATAAATCAAATCAAAAGAGATTAAAATAAGCAAATTGAATTTAAAATCCAAACTTTGCCCGATAATCTTTTCGGAAAACAAAAAGAGACTTGTTATAAGAGCTAAGCTTAAAAAAATTAAGGCGGCAGCAATCTGCCTAAAATCTATGTATCTTCCATCCCCTACATAGGCCTTTAAACGTGTATAGGCATCTTCGGATATTATAAAACCCCTCTTTATAATCTTTTGATTTTTTTCTATATTTATTTTTACGGGGGCTACCTTTTTTAAGGCTTCTTCTACCCTTTTTTCGGTTTCTTCTGTATCGAATAAAATATTAGCCTGGGCAAAGGGGAGCACCATACTCAATACATAGGACTCAAGCTTTGATTTTTTTACATCTGAAAGGAAGCTTTTTATCTGATCTTGCACATTGTAAAACAAAACAAGGTTTGCAATAAATACATTTGTATAGGACTGATTTTGGTTTGTCCTCAAACTTATCTCGGCATCATTTAAATTTTCAATACCGGTAAGAGGCATCTCTATTATACCTATATCAAAAAGCTGTTTTAACATGCTCAAAGAAAGAGAGGTAATCTCATAAAAATCTTTAGTCTTATATATGCTTTCCAAATCATTTTCCGAAAGAAGAACAGGGTATTTTTCCATAACCATGAACTTAAAGGCGGTAAAACTCTTTGCAGAATCTTTTAGACCTATTATATAGCTTGCAAATTCGGAGTAATCCCTTATCATTTTTTCGGAAACAGAATTATCTTTATAAAAAACAGCTCTGACTGAATGTTTAGCTGCAACCTTTCTTATTTCCGTAGCTTTTTCATCAATGACTTCAAGATTTCGGTTTGATATTACATCCCTATCGGAAACCATCCCGACTTCAAAATCGGAAATAGTCAATTTGGAAAATCCCGAATTCTCATAAGCGTTGATATAGATCATTACAGCTAAGATCAAAAAACTTACTACAACCGAAATCACAAAGGCCTTGTTTCTTTTAAATATCAGACTGAGAGAAGATATTCTTTCTTTAAATTTACTTTCTTTTTTATTCTTTATCATAGGCTTTAATTATTTTTTGGACAAGGGAATGCCGTACAACATCTTCCGGCGAAAACCGTACAATACCGATACCCCGAATTTTCGATAAAAGATTTGCCGCATGCACCAGACCGGAATTTTTTGACGATGAAATATCGGATTGTGAAGGGTCTCCGGTTATAATCAGCTTGGAACCTTCACCCATTCTCGTCAAAAACATCTTCATTTGCTCTTTGGTAGTATTTTGAGCTTCGTCCAAAATTACAACGGCGTTATGGAGGGTTCTGCCCCTCATATAGGCCAAAGGAGCCACCTCAACCATATTGGACTCCTCCATTTGGCGTATAAGCTCAAAAGGCATTAAGAGTTCTATAGAATCATAAAGAGGTCTCAAATATGGAGTAATCTTTTGAACAAGGTCGCCCGGTAAAAAGCCTAAACTCTCTCCGGCTTCTACTACAGGTCTTGTAAAAACAATCTTACGTACTTGGTGCGACATAAGCATTTGGAGGGCGCAGGCAACGGCCAAGTAGGTTTTTCCGGTACCGGCAGCGCCAAGGCCGAAACTTATATCGTTATTACGGATAGAACCGATGAATTCAAGCTGATGAGGATTTTTAGGATATACGGAGCGTATTCCTCTTGGAATATGGATACAGCCCGAGGAAAGGTCCTGTTGCTCGGAAACAGTTATGGTAGATATAAGAAATTCGATATATTCCGATGAATTGCCGGATTTGATTTCCGATGAATTCACAGCCCTATCAACCACATGTTGAAATTTCTTACAAACCTCATCATCGGCGCTCAAAACACTTACCTCATTCCCTCGGCACACGACAGGAACACCAAGATATTGCTCAAGAAAATCTAAATTTCTGTCATTGGTACCGCAAAGAGCGGAAAGCACTTGTTCATCTTTTAACACTATTGTATATGCGTCTTCCAAATATAAACCTCTAGTAGTCTATTGTAAATGGAAAAAAGCGGTTCCGTCAAGGCCTTTAGGCCTTATTTGATACTTTTTCTTTCAATTATTAGGTATAAAATACATAAATTTCAGTAAAAAAAAGAGATACCGAATTTATCGGTATCTCTTTTAAACTACTCACCGTCTTTTTTGGTTTCGCCGCCGCTATCAGTATCGCTGCCGCTTTTCCACCATTCGGTTGATGTTTCGGTTTGTTTTTTCATTGCCTCTTCGGATAAACCTGAATCCGACGGGCTTTTTGTAATAAGGGCCAATAAAAAGGTCGTTACAAAAAACAGGGCAACTACAACATAAGTAGCTCTTGTTAATACATTGCTCGATTTTGAACCGAAGGCTGAGTTGCTTCCGCCCGAAAAAAGGCCGCCCAAGCTATCACCTTCTTCATTTTGTAATAAAACCAAAAAGATA
It encodes:
- a CDS encoding DUF58 domain-containing protein, translating into MKTGFIAERAKQLKISSLSISEGLRSGGFSSAFRGQGIEFDSVREYETGDDVRSIDWNLTARSGKTFVKMYREERDLSIFMCLDFSLSMEPGLDKISPKEKAIETAALLAFAGRHMFSPVGALFFDGEKGPLFLPRTGEEHILAILKSMEDFAFCKNRKPVRGTRLASSMTAASKILRSRSLVIIISDFKVEGYEKELGLLAAKHDVVCVRISGSIDSFLPEAGSIRFKDPENNFRMLLPTGSKTFQMEYKKNFTEEISRWENTCKHSLANPVLLDVNEDTVKVLGDFFLSKQSNQRISKNNLAKLGADVWKAF
- a CDS encoding tol-pal system YbgF family protein; its protein translation is MKKGFIIFLFFVVSFCFAEEAALTGEALAGENEQPQLVPEVRPDKTGSEKIEFSEKPQDLQKNEDFAFLSFSLLTRERSVMISWKARPEGRNLILYRSTTAFSSITSLAEAVPIANITDDGLPFFDYPIPGIPYYYAIAEENEIASGKIQFINGINTINSPIEVFGSSEEQEKKHIAVQNRPIPLPFLNPSRHTKKRTEFFSSQTETIINALTAEKRDFREFIISSQRLEPYIFPDDKKTPDGGEGMELQRILNEHFYTKNWQKCKVELSNFLRIRRTSRVSARTHFYIGQTLFFQNLYDEALLEFLTAQDLYPSQAKEWAHYCLVELANFR
- a CDS encoding VWA domain-containing protein — protein: MISFNHPLMFLLILFFPLFFILKKSGLITSPELKLNLVNWKGFFPKRNKLMEFGNFLSYFLWYCGIILLIIALSEPVIFKNKQVYTDSGSSIMFLLDISPSMAAKDMNGETRIESAKKIIRKFVAKYPGDSFGLTALSSSAALILPPTIDHKVFLSRLDSLSIGELGDGTAIGMGLAVSSAYMTRAKLNSSYIVLLTDGENNTGEINPKTAAEVLVNKNIGFYVIGIGNSGYTTLEYTDPKTGKTYSGSIFSKFDEFELKKIAQYGNGKYASASSPEILEGIFNTISKQVPAAQSNFTQIIEENLYVYFLSAAIFSFALVWFLRRIFMRVYI
- a CDS encoding VWA domain-containing protein; this translates as MISFENSVFLFFILFLLPVWFVFYLNLKKIKKAYSSLENTKKIIKKAKIRALFFSAAWIFLILGLACPLWGSKPVSVRRRGVSVMFVSDISKSMNLQDIQPSRIAVQRQFLKVLLEKMHKTSAELAAGLVITKGEGVLSVPLSFEKNALSSAIDALSPIILSSTGTNLEAGLLRALDSFGENRGNSKIIVLCTDGGETSGSLLLAAEKIKKTDAVLIIAGFGTLEDIKISVLDEKGNTQLKDARLEEAFLQKAASIAGGESMYIPALSSGSIESILKIIDTGVEGVEKMVYIQEPVKRNFEMLLLSFIFLCLGGVSFYGKNK
- a CDS encoding lipopolysaccharide assembly protein LapB; amino-acid sequence: MVKINKIICISILILLISSCSKIDKARLNFLSGYIAWKQNDWNKAASKFFKAIDLSKEIEDERVKDYSDFAIGSIYLMQNEDASALSRFENIDENIDKKLDSYIYYQKGIIAFKSHEYEKAVMLFKKSLELKPDSVDAKINFELSMRYQKKQKDKLPNSKGPAVIENKEDNLSEKTILNLIRKKEKERWQKKEQENKQPQAFDY